A genomic stretch from Methanobacterium sp. includes:
- a CDS encoding helix-turn-helix transcriptional regulator translates to MKTRIKEFRAKYNLTQAELAEKVGVRRETIVFLEKGKYNPSLKLAHDIAVALKTSIDELFIFYDEAEKK, encoded by the coding sequence ATGAAAACAAGAATAAAGGAATTCAGGGCAAAATATAATTTAACACAGGCAGAGCTTGCAGAAAAAGTAGGGGTAAGAAGAGAAACGATTGTTTTCCTTGAAAAAGGAAAATATAACCCTTCACTCAAATTAGCTCATGATATTGCCGTAGCTTTAAAAACAAGTATTGATGAGCTATTTATATTTTATGATGAAGCTGAAAAAAAATAA
- the purD gene encoding phosphoribosylamine--glycine ligase — MKILVVGTGAREHAICKAIEGNADIYSIMSNKNPGIARISKYQISSENDIETVKKFATRNNVDMAVIGPEAPLEKGIVDALQSEGIGCVGPTKEAAKIETDKVFMRNLFENYKIGGSLTYRVFDNYKDISDFIDEFGEDIVIKPVGLTGGKGVKIVGEQLEDASEAKSYAKEVVDTKMGGYASVVIEEKAIGEEFTVQAFVDGKNVAPMPAAQDHPYAFEGDEGPITGGMGSYSDKDGLLPFLNKKDYDGSVKMMEDTVKAINKEVGPYKGFLYGQFMLGNDGPKLIEYNARFGDPEAMNVLPLLKTNFVNICEEIVDGNLHGAKFENKATVCKYIVPEGYPGKAVPNQVIDVDEKKIGEAGARVYYAAVNEKEGKIYSSSSRALGLVSIADSIEEAEKLCENATKYVKGDVYHRRDVGTAELILKRIMHMKEIGK; from the coding sequence ATGAAAATTCTTGTAGTAGGTACAGGGGCAAGGGAACACGCAATTTGTAAGGCAATAGAAGGAAATGCAGATATATATTCAATTATGAGCAATAAAAATCCAGGAATTGCCAGAATATCAAAATATCAGATTTCTAGTGAAAATGATATAGAAACTGTAAAGAAGTTTGCAACTCGAAATAATGTGGATATGGCTGTAATTGGACCAGAAGCACCTCTTGAAAAAGGTATTGTTGATGCATTACAATCTGAAGGCATAGGCTGTGTGGGACCTACAAAAGAAGCTGCTAAAATAGAAACTGACAAAGTTTTCATGAGAAATCTCTTTGAAAATTACAAAATAGGCGGTTCCCTAACTTACAGGGTTTTTGATAACTATAAAGATATTAGTGATTTTATTGATGAATTTGGAGAGGACATTGTAATAAAACCTGTAGGATTAACCGGTGGAAAAGGAGTTAAAATTGTTGGAGAGCAATTAGAAGATGCTTCAGAGGCTAAATCATATGCTAAAGAAGTTGTTGATACTAAAATGGGCGGTTATGCCAGTGTTGTTATTGAAGAAAAGGCAATTGGGGAAGAATTCACAGTTCAGGCATTTGTAGATGGTAAAAATGTTGCACCTATGCCTGCAGCTCAGGATCATCCCTATGCATTTGAAGGGGATGAAGGGCCAATAACTGGAGGAATGGGATCTTACTCTGATAAGGATGGTCTGTTACCATTTTTAAATAAAAAAGATTATGATGGATCTGTTAAGATGATGGAAGATACTGTTAAGGCTATTAATAAAGAGGTAGGACCATACAAAGGATTTTTATATGGACAGTTCATGTTAGGTAATGACGGTCCAAAACTCATTGAATATAACGCGAGATTTGGAGATCCAGAAGCAATGAATGTTTTACCTTTACTTAAAACTAATTTCGTTAATATTTGTGAAGAAATTGTTGATGGGAACCTCCATGGCGCTAAATTTGAAAATAAAGCTACTGTTTGCAAATATATAGTACCAGAGGGATATCCAGGAAAAGCGGTTCCAAATCAGGTAATTGATGTTGATGAAAAAAAAATAGGGGAAGCTGGAGCGCGGGTTTACTACGCAGCAGTTAATGAAAAGGAAGGTAAGATATACTCGTCTTCATCCAGGGCTTTAGGCCTTGTTAGTATTGCAGATAGTATAGAAGAAGCTGAAAAGCTATGTGAAAACGCTACAAAATATGTTAAAGGCGATGTTTATCATAGAAGAGATGTGGGAACAGCAGAACTTATACTAAAAAGAATAATGCACATGAAAGAAATTGGAAAATAA
- the argF gene encoding ornithine carbamoyltransferase yields the protein MKHLLSMEDAKDHVHEILVLAGKFKRGEIPGEPLAKKTLAMIFEKASTRTRISFEVGMYQLGGTALYLSKDDLQLGRGEIVEDTAKAMSRYVDGVMIRAIEHEDVLKFSQNSNAPVINGLTNLEHPCQAFADLLTIYERKKSFDMKLAFVGDGNNVCNSLLLASAFVGMDMNVVCPPGYEPDVEIFKKAKKYAKKTGAELKIINDIEKGVQGVDVVYTDVWISMGDEEEASKRINDFSDYQVNKNLMKHADNDAMILHCLPAIRGQEITADMINSPKSSIWDQAENRLHAQKAVLYLLIS from the coding sequence ATGAAACATCTCTTATCAATGGAAGATGCAAAGGATCATGTACATGAAATACTGGTTCTTGCCGGGAAATTTAAAAGAGGAGAAATCCCTGGAGAACCTTTAGCTAAAAAAACACTGGCCATGATATTTGAAAAGGCATCAACAAGGACAAGAATATCTTTTGAAGTTGGAATGTACCAGCTTGGCGGGACAGCACTGTATTTATCGAAAGATGACCTTCAACTTGGACGTGGCGAAATAGTAGAAGATACAGCCAAAGCAATGAGCCGATATGTTGATGGAGTTATGATTAGGGCCATAGAACATGAAGATGTTTTGAAATTTTCACAAAATTCCAATGCACCAGTTATTAATGGGCTTACAAACCTAGAACACCCCTGTCAGGCATTTGCAGACCTTTTAACCATATATGAAAGGAAAAAAAGCTTTGATATGAAATTAGCATTTGTTGGAGATGGAAACAATGTTTGTAATTCATTATTATTGGCATCAGCATTTGTAGGCATGGATATGAATGTGGTATGCCCTCCAGGATATGAACCTGACGTCGAAATATTTAAAAAGGCAAAAAAATATGCCAAAAAGACCGGTGCTGAACTTAAAATAATAAATGATATTGAAAAAGGAGTTCAGGGTGTGGATGTTGTATATACTGATGTTTGGATAAGTATGGGGGATGAAGAAGAAGCTTCAAAGAGAATAAACGATTTTTCAGATTATCAGGTTAATAAAAATCTCATGAAACATGCAGATAACGATGCAATGATTTTACACTGCCTGCCTGCAATTCGCGGTCAGGAAATAACTGCAGATATGATTAATTCTCCTAAATCAAGTATATGGGATCAAGCCGAAAACAGGCTGCACGCCCAAAAAGCAGTACTATACCTTTTAATTTCTTAA
- the uppP gene encoding undecaprenyl-diphosphatase UppP codes for MDIIQALILGIVQGLTEFLPVSSSAHLVFVPEIMGIQSSLAFDTILHVGTLVAVVGYFWNDILHMLKSFFFSLMDIPKGQFMKGIREDKFKKLAWFVIIGTIPAGLAGVLLKDFFEGLFNNIPAVGLFLIITGFLLWGSERVSKSVTKKTSLENMSLKSSIIIGVFQALAIAPGISRSGATISAGLFLGLERELAARYSFLLSIPAILGAALVQAKDITSLDMTTTVAIAGFIAAAITGYLAIKILLKLIKERNLMIFAYYCWIVGTVALILSLVVFK; via the coding sequence ATGGACATTATACAAGCATTAATATTAGGTATTGTTCAGGGATTAACTGAATTTTTACCTGTAAGCAGCTCTGCTCATCTGGTATTTGTGCCTGAAATCATGGGCATTCAATCCAGCCTTGCATTCGACACTATACTCCACGTTGGAACATTAGTGGCCGTAGTTGGATATTTCTGGAACGATATATTGCACATGTTAAAATCGTTCTTCTTTAGTCTGATGGACATTCCCAAAGGCCAGTTCATGAAAGGTATTAGGGAAGATAAGTTCAAAAAACTGGCCTGGTTTGTAATAATCGGTACAATACCTGCAGGTTTAGCTGGTGTTCTGCTTAAAGACTTTTTTGAAGGGTTATTTAACAATATACCTGCTGTAGGTCTCTTTTTAATTATAACTGGTTTCTTGCTTTGGGGATCAGAAAGAGTATCAAAAAGTGTCACTAAAAAAACAAGTCTGGAGAATATGAGCCTTAAAAGTTCTATTATAATCGGTGTTTTCCAGGCTCTGGCAATTGCTCCCGGTATTTCAAGATCTGGTGCTACAATTTCTGCCGGACTATTTTTAGGCCTTGAAAGAGAATTAGCAGCTCGTTACAGCTTTTTACTTTCAATACCTGCAATTTTAGGAGCAGCTCTCGTTCAGGCAAAAGATATAACCTCTCTGGATATGACTACAACCGTGGCAATTGCCGGTTTTATAGCAGCAGCTATAACTGGTTATCTGGCCATTAAAATACTGTTAAAATTAATAAAAGAGAGAAATCTTATGATATTTGCCTATTACTGCTGGATAGTAGGTACAGTGGCTTTAATTCTCTCATTAGTGGTTTTTAAATAA
- the ilvC gene encoding ketol-acid reductoisomerase has product MNIHYEKDVNLDVLKDKTIAVIGYGSQGMAQARNMSESGLNVVVGLRKCGSSWNIAKNDGLEVLTVEEAAAKADIIHILIPDEIQAEVYKNSIKEHLKEGNTLSFSHGYNIHYGYINPPKNVNVAMVAPKAPGATVRRQYEDGFGVPGLVAVEQDFTGNAKEVVLAMAKGSGLTRAGVLETTFKEETETDLFGEQAVLCGGATELIKAGFQTLVEAGYQPEIAYFETCHELKLIVDLIYEKGFAGMWHDVSNTAEFGGLTRRDRIITDESRKAMKEILTEIQKGEFTKEWALENQAKAPMLNRMRDMEDDLQIEKVGKKLRKLCGLQK; this is encoded by the coding sequence ATGAACATACATTATGAAAAAGACGTAAATTTAGACGTTTTAAAAGATAAAACAATTGCAGTTATAGGTTATGGAAGCCAAGGAATGGCACAAGCCCGGAACATGTCAGAAAGTGGTTTAAACGTTGTTGTTGGACTAAGAAAATGCGGTTCGTCATGGAATATAGCAAAAAATGACGGACTAGAAGTTTTAACTGTTGAAGAAGCCGCTGCAAAAGCAGATATAATCCATATATTAATACCTGACGAAATTCAAGCAGAAGTTTACAAAAATTCAATTAAAGAACACCTAAAAGAAGGCAACACCCTCTCCTTTTCACACGGGTACAACATACACTACGGTTACATAAACCCTCCTAAAAACGTTAACGTTGCAATGGTAGCTCCAAAAGCACCAGGTGCAACTGTAAGGCGGCAATATGAAGATGGATTTGGAGTTCCAGGGCTCGTAGCTGTTGAACAGGACTTCACTGGAAATGCAAAAGAAGTTGTACTTGCAATGGCCAAAGGATCAGGCCTTACCAGAGCAGGAGTACTTGAAACAACATTTAAAGAAGAAACCGAAACCGATCTATTCGGAGAACAAGCAGTTCTTTGTGGTGGAGCAACAGAACTTATAAAAGCAGGATTCCAGACCCTTGTTGAAGCTGGTTACCAGCCAGAAATAGCATACTTTGAAACCTGCCACGAATTAAAGCTCATTGTTGACCTTATATACGAAAAAGGTTTTGCTGGCATGTGGCATGACGTAAGTAACACTGCAGAATTCGGCGGACTTACAAGAAGAGACCGAATTATAACCGACGAATCAAGGAAAGCCATGAAAGAAATCTTAACAGAAATCCAGAAAGGTGAATTCACCAAAGAATGGGCCCTTGAAAATCAGGCTAAAGCTCCTATGCTCAACAGAATGAGAGACATGGAAGATGACCTACAAATTGAAAAAGTGGGTAAAAAGCTTAGAAAACTCTGCGGGTTACAAAAATAA
- the surE gene encoding 5'/3'-nucleotidase SurE — protein sequence MRILITNDDGVNSSGIVAAKNAVEGLGKINVVAPATQQSGIGHALTLFEPIRVNKSTLMDGTNAHSVSGTPTDAVIIGIYEIMDEKPDLLISGINVGENLGMAELTTSGTIGAAMEAAANGVHALSVSLQVTRDDIKFHDGHVDIDLDFAQKITRKLSKRIIKKGLPDGVDFLNVNIPSHPESHKINLTRLGKRMYSIHIQKRLDPRGREYYWIDGDPVELDEEGTDVHTLRTCNCPTVTPISLDCTSNLNLMKDWLD from the coding sequence ATGCGAATTTTGATAACTAACGATGATGGAGTAAATTCATCAGGGATTGTAGCAGCAAAAAATGCTGTAGAAGGACTGGGAAAAATTAATGTTGTGGCTCCAGCAACCCAACAAAGCGGAATAGGCCATGCATTAACTCTTTTTGAGCCAATAAGAGTTAATAAATCAACTTTAATGGATGGAACTAATGCTCATTCAGTTTCAGGAACTCCAACTGATGCAGTAATAATTGGAATATATGAAATAATGGATGAAAAACCAGATTTACTTATTTCAGGGATTAATGTTGGTGAAAATTTGGGAATGGCGGAACTTACAACTTCAGGTACTATAGGGGCTGCAATGGAGGCTGCTGCTAATGGTGTTCATGCTCTTTCTGTTTCTCTTCAAGTTACAAGAGATGATATTAAGTTCCATGATGGGCATGTTGATATTGATTTGGATTTTGCCCAGAAAATCACCAGAAAACTTTCAAAGAGGATTATAAAAAAAGGTCTTCCTGATGGAGTTGATTTTTTAAATGTCAATATTCCATCTCACCCCGAAAGTCATAAAATCAACTTAACAAGGCTTGGAAAGAGAATGTATTCAATCCATATCCAAAAAAGGCTTGATCCCCGGGGAAGAGAATATTACTGGATTGATGGAGACCCGGTTGAGTTAGACGAAGAGGGAACAGATGTACATACACTTAGAACTTGTAATTGTCCTACTGTAACTCCAATATCTCTTGATTGTACTTCTAATTTGAATTTGATGAAGGATTGGCTTGATTGA
- a CDS encoding restriction endonuclease produces the protein MEKKRLVDFVAKIMENNGFKVQKNYKTSKYLVDVYGVLPTVLGDIEVIVACKNYEERWKVGMDVLKEMEMVAKSLQASKVVVITTSEFSYNAISYAENRSIKLIDKDGLMRIAKKYSKKDMETGGSPYITDNDEDEDDGNEPYVLPSKSSGNSFSPRGKRVSLSGRRRGDISNKLKEWGKLFLTNTIGLIIIVLSLSTILTYLVAPNKALLGVLRILFAAVLSYGIVLAVERDLTATLIRGSTVFFVSLIIYIALIIFA, from the coding sequence TTGGAAAAAAAGAGATTGGTAGATTTCGTTGCAAAAATAATGGAAAATAATGGATTTAAAGTCCAAAAAAACTATAAAACATCCAAATACCTTGTAGATGTGTATGGAGTACTTCCTACAGTTTTAGGAGATATCGAGGTTATAGTAGCCTGTAAAAACTACGAAGAACGATGGAAAGTCGGTATGGATGTACTTAAAGAGATGGAAATGGTAGCAAAAAGTCTTCAAGCTTCTAAAGTAGTGGTTATAACCACTTCTGAATTTTCTTATAACGCCATAAGCTATGCAGAAAATAGAAGTATTAAACTCATAGACAAAGACGGACTAATGCGAATTGCAAAGAAATACTCCAAAAAAGACATGGAAACAGGCGGATCACCCTACATAACTGATAATGATGAAGATGAAGATGATGGAAACGAACCATATGTGCTTCCTTCTAAATCTTCAGGTAATTCATTTTCGCCCCGAGGCAAAAGAGTATCACTCAGCGGGAGAAGAAGAGGAGATATATCAAACAAGCTCAAAGAATGGGGTAAATTATTCCTTACAAATACTATAGGGCTTATAATAATTGTTTTATCATTATCTACCATATTAACTTACCTTGTTGCTCCTAATAAAGCTTTATTAGGCGTTTTAAGGATTTTATTCGCTGCTGTTTTATCCTATGGAATTGTATTAGCCGTAGAAAGGGATTTAACCGCCACTTTAATAAGAGGAAGCACTGTATTCTTCGTTTCACTGATTATATACATTGCTTTAATTATTTTCGCCTGA
- the ilvE gene encoding branched-chain-amino-acid transaminase, with protein MAFNENGRIWFNGKFVDWKDANIHVLSHVVHYGSSVFEGIRCYNTKNGPAIFRLKEHVERLFDSGKIYRMEIPYTVDEICDAIKETVKINNLKDCYIRPVVFRGYNELGVYPLNCPLEVVIAAWEWGKYLGEDAIENGVDVGVSTWRRMAPNTLPNMAKAGANYMNSQLAKMESLLNGFNEAIMMDYGGSVSEGSGENIFLVKDDVLYTPHSSLSILSGITRDSVTKLAKNEGIEVKEEAIPREMLYLADEIFMTGTAAEITPVRSVDKITVGNGKRGPVTEKLQKKFFNIVEGEEEDNFAWLTFID; from the coding sequence ATGGCTTTTAATGAAAATGGAAGAATATGGTTTAACGGAAAATTCGTTGATTGGAAAGATGCAAACATTCATGTCCTATCTCACGTTGTTCACTACGGTTCAAGTGTATTTGAAGGAATAAGATGTTATAATACCAAGAATGGGCCAGCTATTTTCCGTTTAAAGGAGCATGTTGAAAGATTATTTGATTCTGGGAAGATTTATCGGATGGAAATTCCATATACTGTTGATGAAATATGTGATGCCATTAAAGAAACTGTTAAAATTAATAATTTAAAAGATTGTTACATAAGACCTGTTGTTTTTAGAGGATACAACGAATTAGGTGTTTATCCCTTGAACTGTCCCCTGGAAGTGGTTATTGCTGCATGGGAATGGGGAAAGTATTTGGGAGAAGATGCAATTGAAAATGGAGTAGATGTTGGTGTCTCCACATGGAGGCGAATGGCGCCAAATACGCTTCCTAATATGGCCAAGGCAGGGGCCAACTATATGAATTCTCAACTGGCAAAGATGGAATCTTTACTCAATGGATTTAATGAAGCAATAATGATGGATTACGGAGGGAGTGTTAGTGAAGGTAGCGGTGAAAACATATTTTTAGTTAAAGATGATGTTTTGTACACTCCCCATTCATCCCTATCCATACTTTCTGGAATAACAAGGGATTCTGTAACTAAATTAGCAAAAAATGAAGGAATAGAAGTAAAAGAAGAAGCAATACCGCGAGAAATGCTATATCTTGCAGATGAAATCTTTATGACAGGTACAGCTGCTGAAATCACTCCAGTTAGATCTGTTGATAAAATAACTGTGGGGAATGGTAAAAGAGGCCCTGTAACAGAGAAATTACAGAAAAAATTCTTCAATATTGTTGAAGGAGAAGAAGAAGATAATTTTGCGTGGTTAACTTTTATAGATTAA
- the ilvN gene encoding acetolactate synthase small subunit has product MEDQKTHIISALVLHKPGVLQRVAGLFTRRGFNIESITVGTSEQEGIARMTIISKGDSKVLEQITKQLNKIIDVIKVRDLEVENTVKRELCLIKVHSPTEKIRSEVIQYANIFRGRIVDVSPETLTIEITGASDKIDALIDLVKTFGIKEIARTGPTAMSRGVKTI; this is encoded by the coding sequence ATGGAAGACCAGAAAACCCATATAATAAGCGCTCTTGTTTTACACAAGCCTGGTGTCCTCCAAAGAGTCGCAGGACTCTTCACAAGAAGAGGGTTTAACATTGAAAGCATCACGGTAGGTACTTCAGAACAAGAAGGCATTGCCAGAATGACAATCATTTCAAAAGGAGACAGTAAGGTATTAGAACAGATAACAAAACAGTTAAACAAGATAATTGATGTTATCAAAGTAAGAGACCTTGAAGTAGAAAACACAGTAAAAAGAGAGCTTTGCCTGATTAAAGTTCATTCTCCTACAGAAAAAATCAGATCTGAAGTAATTCAATACGCAAACATTTTTAGGGGAAGAATAGTTGATGTAAGCCCTGAAACATTGACAATAGAGATTACAGGAGCATCAGATAAAATAGATGCACTTATAGACCTGGTTAAAACATTTGGAATAAAAGAAATTGCAAGAACAGGACCTACAGCAATGTCAAGAGGCGTTAAAACTATTTAA
- a CDS encoding acetolactate synthase large subunit, whose translation MKGGEALIKSLTDQGVDVVFGYPGGVLLPLYDVLYDSDLRHILVRHEQCAAHAADGYARASGKVGVCIGTSGPGATNLVTGIATAYMDSSPIVAIAGQVPTGLIGNDAFQEVDTIGMTMPITKHNFQPMTPQEIPEVLKSAFYIAGTGRPGPVVVDLPKDVQEQELDSKMDVRINLPGYKPTKKGHPLQIKRAANLIANSEKPVILAGGGVILSNSSEELLKLSEIIDAPVVTSLLGKGSFPEDHPFSLGMLGMHGTKTSNLAVDECDCLIAVGCRFSDRTTGSVAEFARNAKIIHIDIDPAEIGKNIGVDIPIVGDAKITLSSLVKAITQLRTGGKTNEWTRYIQNFKSSCIPRMSFEEIPLKPQQVIKEIMQAVDSETIMTTDVGLNQMWMAHYFKTRHPRTFLSSGGLGTMGFGFPAAMGAKVAKPESDVVAVCGDGGFLMVSQDLATIKEYDIPVVICILDNRYLGMVAQWQKLFYEKRLSHTHLGGVPDFVKLAEAFGVNAYRVEKPGEVQETLRNAINSGEPTLIDITIDPEEILPMVPPGCGLTEMVGEYKVENDGHGETTYHKEADERAGD comes from the coding sequence ATGAAAGGTGGCGAAGCGCTAATTAAATCTCTCACAGATCAAGGTGTAGATGTTGTATTTGGATATCCTGGAGGAGTTTTACTCCCTTTATATGATGTACTTTATGATTCTGACCTTAGACATATTTTGGTAAGACACGAACAGTGTGCTGCACACGCAGCTGACGGATATGCAAGAGCATCTGGAAAAGTAGGTGTATGTATCGGTACGTCTGGCCCTGGAGCCACAAATTTAGTTACAGGGATTGCAACAGCATATATGGACTCATCACCAATTGTAGCAATTGCTGGACAGGTTCCAACAGGACTTATTGGTAATGATGCTTTCCAGGAAGTAGACACTATCGGAATGACCATGCCCATTACAAAACATAACTTCCAGCCAATGACTCCTCAAGAAATTCCAGAGGTACTTAAATCTGCATTTTACATAGCTGGAACAGGAAGACCAGGTCCAGTAGTTGTAGATTTACCCAAAGATGTTCAAGAACAGGAATTAGACTCAAAAATGGATGTTAGGATTAATTTACCAGGTTACAAACCCACAAAGAAAGGTCATCCTCTCCAAATAAAAAGGGCTGCTAACTTAATTGCAAACTCCGAAAAACCTGTTATACTTGCAGGAGGAGGAGTAATATTATCAAATTCATCAGAAGAGCTTTTAAAGTTATCAGAAATCATTGATGCACCAGTTGTTACCTCACTTTTAGGTAAAGGATCATTCCCTGAAGATCATCCATTTTCATTGGGAATGCTGGGAATGCACGGTACAAAAACATCTAACTTAGCAGTAGATGAATGTGATTGTTTGATTGCTGTTGGTTGCAGATTTTCAGATAGAACCACAGGAAGTGTTGCAGAATTCGCTAGAAACGCCAAGATCATTCATATAGATATCGATCCTGCAGAAATAGGGAAAAATATCGGTGTTGACATCCCTATAGTAGGAGACGCGAAAATAACGCTATCCAGCCTTGTTAAAGCTATTACTCAACTTAGAACTGGCGGGAAAACAAATGAATGGACAAGATACATACAAAATTTTAAAAGTTCATGTATTCCACGTATGTCCTTTGAAGAAATTCCATTAAAGCCTCAGCAAGTTATAAAAGAAATAATGCAGGCAGTTGATTCAGAAACTATCATGACCACTGATGTTGGTCTAAATCAGATGTGGATGGCCCATTACTTCAAAACAAGGCATCCTAGGACATTTTTATCCTCAGGAGGACTTGGAACTATGGGATTCGGTTTCCCAGCAGCAATGGGAGCAAAGGTTGCAAAACCTGAAAGTGACGTTGTAGCCGTTTGTGGAGATGGAGGATTCCTTATGGTTTCACAAGACCTTGCAACCATTAAAGAATATGATATTCCTGTAGTTATTTGTATTTTAGACAACAGATACCTGGGAATGGTTGCACAATGGCAAAAACTGTTCTACGAGAAGAGACTGTCACATACACACCTGGGAGGAGTTCCTGACTTTGTTAAACTTGCAGAAGCATTCGGAGTAAATGCATATCGTGTAGAAAAGCCTGGTGAAGTTCAAGAAACCTTGAGAAATGCTATTAATTCAGGAGAACCAACACTTATCGATATTACGATTGATCCAGAAGAAATATTACCTATGGTTCCCCCAGGATGTGGATTAACCGAAATGGTAGGAGAATACAAAGTAGAAAATGATGGTCATGGAGAAACCACCTACCACAAAGAAGCAGATGAGAGAGCAGGTGATTAA
- a CDS encoding methanogenesis marker 12 protein — MVFVGMDHGTTGVSFTILDDEITHFKISREDCSSGKISAIKELSKRVDFNSIDLMAITYAMGDSLTAVTPIEKVKNRGIISIDGAGKVTGGGTTVYDEIKDSGIPTVVIPGIHKKTPCLDERFKAAYSHHASSEKVSICYNALLETGFQNMIVSDISSNTVTMLIEDGEIKGAMDACIGAMGIVHGPLDLEMIRDIDDGLKTANECFSNAGAVKIADINTNVSQAKDEIIKKYLENDKNAKLALDTMIMTIVMEIYGLAGIAKNKVDGVVLTGSTGSMQEPIDVFGAIKKYIGCISPVTMLGERSGSLGSAQIAKAVFEGKKDILGIPVVK, encoded by the coding sequence ATGGTATTTGTAGGAATGGATCATGGTACCACAGGAGTTTCTTTCACCATCCTTGATGATGAAATAACCCATTTTAAAATCTCAAGGGAAGATTGCTCATCTGGAAAAATCTCTGCAATTAAAGAACTATCAAAAAGAGTTGATTTTAATTCAATTGACCTCATGGCAATAACTTATGCTATGGGAGACAGTTTAACTGCTGTAACACCCATAGAAAAAGTTAAAAATCGAGGAATTATCTCAATTGATGGTGCAGGGAAAGTAACTGGCGGCGGAACTACAGTTTACGATGAAATCAAAGATTCGGGCATTCCTACCGTGGTAATACCGGGAATTCATAAAAAAACCCCTTGTCTTGATGAAAGATTTAAAGCAGCTTATTCTCACCATGCAAGCTCTGAAAAAGTGAGTATTTGTTATAATGCCCTGTTAGAAACAGGATTTCAAAATATGATAGTGTCAGATATAAGTTCCAACACTGTAACCATGTTAATTGAAGATGGTGAAATTAAAGGAGCTATGGATGCATGTATTGGAGCAATGGGAATTGTTCACGGGCCACTCGACCTTGAAATGATAAGAGATATTGATGACGGGCTTAAAACTGCTAATGAATGCTTTTCAAATGCGGGTGCTGTAAAAATTGCCGATATTAACACCAATGTAAGCCAAGCCAAAGATGAAATTATAAAAAAATATTTAGAAAATGATAAAAATGCCAAGCTTGCCTTAGATACCATGATCATGACCATAGTCATGGAAATTTATGGATTAGCAGGAATAGCCAAAAATAAAGTTGATGGTGTGGTCTTAACTGGTTCTACTGGTTCAATGCAAGAGCCAATTGATGTATTTGGTGCCATAAAAAAATATATTGGATGTATTTCTCCAGTAACTATGCTTGGAGAAAGATCAGGGTCTCTTGGAAGTGCCCAAATAGCCAAAGCTGTTTTTGAAGGTAAAAAAGATATTTTAGGCATTCCAGTAGTTAAATAA